A window of the Haloarcula litorea genome harbors these coding sequences:
- a CDS encoding HalOD1 output domain-containing protein: protein MPRNHHVYPTDAAGPLSQTIVYAAADATGVDPTEFDETLADCLDPDALDRVFESGGPGTTVSFTFADCRVVVEDGVVTVTPVSDDRNPGRASA from the coding sequence ATGCCACGGAACCACCACGTCTATCCGACCGACGCCGCGGGCCCGCTCAGTCAGACCATCGTCTACGCCGCCGCCGACGCGACGGGGGTCGATCCGACGGAGTTCGACGAGACACTGGCCGACTGTCTCGACCCCGACGCACTCGACCGGGTGTTCGAGAGCGGCGGGCCGGGGACCACCGTCTCGTTCACGTTCGCGGACTGCCGGGTCGTCGTCGAGGACGGAGTGGTGACCGTCACTCCCGTCTCGGACGACCGGAACCCCGGGCGAGCGAGCGCGTAA
- a CDS encoding HalOD1 output domain-containing protein, whose protein sequence is MPATERVYTTSPSEPLSQTVVYAVADTRGVEPTALDETLYDCIDPDALDTLFESTDRVHDGRLTFTMCDCRVEVDGSTGTVVVTDCRDEPITAEITA, encoded by the coding sequence ATGCCAGCAACGGAGCGCGTATACACGACATCTCCGTCCGAACCGCTCAGTCAGACAGTCGTCTACGCCGTCGCGGACACGAGAGGCGTCGAGCCGACGGCCCTCGACGAGACGCTGTACGACTGTATCGACCCCGACGCGCTCGACACGCTGTTCGAGTCGACCGACCGCGTCCACGACGGTCGACTGACCTTCACCATGTGTGACTGTCGGGTCGAGGTCGACGGCAGTACCGGCACGGTCGTCGTGACCGACTGCCGCGACGAACCGATCACCGCCGAAATCACGGCCTGA